The genomic interval GCTAACTAGGTTCGGCCGACTGGAAGCCTTTGTGAGGGTCAGGACGAGGGGGGTGGTCAAAGAAAGGCCCGCCGCCGGGGATTCCCAGGCAGCGGGCCTTGTAGGTTGACTCCGAAGAGGGGCTCACCGACCGTAGTAGCTGCTGACCCGCGGGTCTACTGGCCGATCTGGGTCGACAGTTCCTTGATGGCCGCCTTCAACTGGATGTCGTCGCTGGGGTCGCGGGTCTCGAACTGGACCTTCTTCCCCAGCTCATTGAGAAGGGACCCGGAAAAGCCTCCATTGACCGGCAATCCGATTGACTTCCGGAAAGACCGCACCGCTCGCTCGCTGGCCGCCCCGTAGGTGCCCTGTGGGTCGTCGACGACGTATCCCAGGAAGCGGAGAGCGTCCTGCAGGGCCGCCACATCCAGGCCGACGCTCCCGGACTTGAGGTCGCGCTTCCCGTCGAGATAGCCCAGGTAGTATGGGCTCTTCTCCGGCAGGGCCCGGTTCTCGGCCAGGATGTGCGGGGTGACCCCGACCGTATCAATGGCGTTCCCGGCCGGGCTGAGGAAGTGAGCGACGGTGATCCGCATGCCCGCTCCGTAGTACATGCCGATGACGTTCTGGACCGAACCTTTCCCATAGGTCCTGGTTCCGACCAGCGTCGCCACGCTGAAGTCCTTCAGGGCGCCGGCCAGGATCTCCGAGGCCGAGGCGCTGCCCTTATTGACCAGGACCACCAAAGGCTTACCCCAGGGCTTGGCGTCAAGGCTGGTCCTTGGCTTCTCCGTGGTGTTCCGCCCGACAATCTGGACCACCACCGCGTTAGGCGGCAGGAACCGTTCGGCCACGGAAATGGCCTGGTCCAAGGCACCGCCCGGGTTGTTCCTGAGGTCGAGGACCAGGCCCTTGGCGTTGGCCACCAGCGGGTCCTTGAGGGCGGCGTCAAGCTTGGCGGTGGCGTTTTCGTTGAACTCGGTCAAGCGAATGTAGGCCATCCCGTTCCCCAGGTCTTTGGATTCGACCGGATCGACGTTGATCACGGCCCTCGTGACTTCGAAGCGGATGAGCTCGGGGTTCATCCCCCGCAGGATGCCCAGTTGAACCTTGGTTCCGGGGGTGCCGCGAATCATCCCGGCCGCTTCGTCGGTGGAGATGCCGAGAATGGACTTGCCGTCGACCTCGACGATGGCGTCGCCGGGAAGGAGACCGGCCGCCTCCGCGGGAGTACCGCGGATGGGCGACAGCACGGTGATCCTCCCGTTGTCGGCGGTGATCGAAATGCCGATGCCGCCGAAGGAACCACCAACGTCCTGCATCAGGCCGTTGTAGGCTTCGGGGGGCAGGTACTCAGAGTAGGGGTCGTTCAGGGCCTGAAGGATGCCCCGGATGGCGCCGGCGAGGAGGGTCTCCCGGTCGACCTCCTTGTAGAATACGGACTGAATGTAATTCATCACGCCGTCAAGGAAGGGACCGTCCGAGGCGGGCCGATCTCCCGCGGCGGCCCGGCTGGGCGACAGAGCCACGGCCAGGCTGGCCAGGACCGCCACGATGATGAACAGGCTGATGACCCTTCGGATACGCTTCAACGTCCTCACCCACTCGAGCCTAAGGCGCCGGTAGGCCGGTATCGCCATGGCTAAGGTTTAGGGGGGGCCCGTTCAAGACGGACCCCCCGCAAGTCAATCCGTGAGCTGTCTTGCCGTCTTCGTCAGCCCGCCGTTCCCGTCCGGGGGATCAGGGAGAGCTGAGGTTCACCGTGATCCCGTCCGACAGCGGGCTGACCCCGATGCCGTTGATGACCACGACTCTGAATTCCTTGGAGCCGAGGGTGCCCAGGTCGGCTCGGTTGACGAAGCCGGTGAAGGTGGTGCCCCCCGGGGCGATGCTGCCGGCCGGCGTGGCGCCACCGGCCCAGGCGTAGAGGGTGCGCTCGACCCCATTCACGTAGCAGCGGACGGTCTGATTGGTGTTGCGGGCCGAGACGGTCACGGTGACTCTGGCCGCCGTCTCGCCGGCCCCGATGGTCCGGTCGACGCCCAGGTTATCGGTGACATCGATGACCGGCTGGGATGGCCAGGCGTCCGTGGCGATGGTCACCCCGACCCCGCCCGAGGAGAACGCGGCGCCTCTGACGATGAAGTTGGTCACGCCGCCCGAGGC from Bacillota bacterium carries:
- a CDS encoding S41 family peptidase; translation: MKRIRRVISLFIIVAVLASLAVALSPSRAAAGDRPASDGPFLDGVMNYIQSVFYKEVDRETLLAGAIRGILQALNDPYSEYLPPEAYNGLMQDVGGSFGGIGISITADNGRITVLSPIRGTPAEAAGLLPGDAIVEVDGKSILGISTDEAAGMIRGTPGTKVQLGILRGMNPELIRFEVTRAVINVDPVESKDLGNGMAYIRLTEFNENATAKLDAALKDPLVANAKGLVLDLRNNPGGALDQAISVAERFLPPNAVVVQIVGRNTTEKPRTSLDAKPWGKPLVVLVNKGSASASEILAGALKDFSVATLVGTRTYGKGSVQNVIGMYYGAGMRITVAHFLSPAGNAIDTVGVTPHILAENRALPEKSPYYLGYLDGKRDLKSGSVGLDVAALQDALRFLGYVVDDPQGTYGAASERAVRSFRKSIGLPVNGGFSGSLLNELGKKVQFETRDPSDDIQLKAAIKELSTQIGQ